TGCCGCGATCACACCTTGTTCTGCGTCGGGGTCCTGCGTCAGCACGGAATCCCCGCCCGCTCATTGGTCGGTTTCGCGGGTTACCACAGACCTGACTACAAGAACGACCACGTGATCGTGCAGACGTACGACACGGAGACCCAGCGCTGGCTGCGGTTCGACCCAGAGATCGCCGAGCCGACCGAGCTCCTGCCGACGCCATACGACATTCCCGCTGATGCCGATGCTCCCTTCCGCACGGCGGCCGAGGTCTGGAAAGGTTGCCGCACCGGATCCCTGGACCCGAACACGTTCGGCGGCGGTCCGGAATCGGAGTTCGGCGGGCTGTGGTACATCCACAACTACGTCCTCATGCAACTTGCCCACCGCTACGCCGACGAACTGCTGCTGTGGGATGGCTGGGGTGCCATGACCTTGCCGGGCGGACCCGACGACGCCACCCTGAACCTCATCGACGACATAGCCGACCAGCTGATCGCAGTCGAGTCCGCCGTTCCACCTGCGGATGCGAGTTCGATGGACGCCCTGTTGCGCAAGCGGTACGACGATGACAACCGACTGCACCCCGGGACGTCCGTGACCCAGTACTCCCCATACGGCGACCCGCCACTCACCGTGCCAATCTCGCCAGGTCCAGCTCACGGACAATCGCCCGCCCCCGGCGACTGGGACACTTCACGAGACCGTCGGTCGAAGAGCTTGTCCGCACCCGGGGTTCTGCAGAGTCGATCATGGTAAAGGAGCGTCGGGCTTTGGTCGGTGTCCTGCATCGGGTCGCGGAGACCGGGGGGCCGTAAGCTTCCGCGGCTCGGGCGGGTCCTGGCCTGCCCGTTGTGCCCCGAGCCGGTCCCCCGGTCTTAGGGACCCGACCCGAAGGAGGTGGGTAATGCCTGACGGTCCGGCGACTACCTCAGCCACGGCTCCCTCACCGTCGTGCCGTCCGGTGAGCCCGAGGACGACGCGCCAGCGCCGCCCGCAGGGCGACCGGGCGCGGGTCGCGGCACATCCGGGCGTTTCGTGAACGTCGATCAGCCCAGGTGCGATGGACTAGGTATGAGCCTTGACACTCACGCCCTGAGTCCGCCCCTGGAGCGCGCGCTGTACACGAACGTGGACGACAACTCGCTGATCCGAGTGTCCGTTGAGCAGCCCGAGGCGTTTGGTGAGCTTTTCGAGCGGCATGCCCGCGAGCTACATCGGTTCCTGAGTCGGCGGCTGGGCGACTTGGCTGACGACCTTCTCGGCGAACTCTTCGTGACTGCGTTCGAGCGGCGAGCTTCGTACCGGGCTGAGCTAGCCGACGCGCGGCCATGGCTCTATGGAATCGCCGCCAACCTCGTACGCCGACATCACCGCGCCGAGGCGGCACGCTATCGAGCCCTCGCGCGAGTGCCGTTGGCGATCGTCACGGCGGACTCGTCGCCGGAGGCAATGGCGGCGGCCGATGCGGCGGCCGTAAGGCCACGGCTGGCCATGGCCCTGGGCGCGCTGAAGCCGGCCGA
This Actinopolymorpha cephalotaxi DNA region includes the following protein-coding sequences:
- a CDS encoding transglutaminase domain-containing protein — protein: MARNVIVHYGGFGLELPTSTRGDINSRWLSIMLEVDQQRHAKPLAEPREPTERIQGCCRDHTLFCVGVLRQHGIPARSLVGFAGYHRPDYKNDHVIVQTYDTETQRWLRFDPEIAEPTELLPTPYDIPADADAPFRTAAEVWKGCRTGSLDPNTFGGGPESEFGGLWYIHNYVLMQLAHRYADELLLWDGWGAMTLPGGPDDATLNLIDDIADQLIAVESAVPPADASSMDALLRKRYDDDNRLHPGTSVTQYSPYGDPPLTVPISPGPAHGQSPAPGDWDTSRDRRSKSLSAPGVLQSRSW
- a CDS encoding RNA polymerase sigma factor, with translation MSLDTHALSPPLERALYTNVDDNSLIRVSVEQPEAFGELFERHARELHRFLSRRLGDLADDLLGELFVTAFERRASYRAELADARPWLYGIAANLVRRHHRAEAARYRALARVPLAIVTADSSPEAMAAADAAAVRPRLAMALGALKPADREVLLMLAWGQLDQAEVAAALGIPVGTVRSRLHRARQQLRPVLSDLQGELR